The Aequorivita sublithincola DSM 14238 genome window below encodes:
- a CDS encoding helix-turn-helix domain-containing protein yields MDLRENNKELLSWLAKRAKEFSMPEPHPIEAIKFMMEQRGINDKDLGVIIKSRSRVSEVLNLKRPLSLEMIKKIHKHLKIPADILIRDYELSV; encoded by the coding sequence TTGGATTTAAGAGAAAATAATAAAGAATTGTTAAGCTGGCTTGCAAAAAGAGCAAAGGAGTTCTCTATGCCAGAACCGCATCCAATTGAAGCTATTAAATTTATGATGGAACAACGAGGAATAAACGATAAAGACTTGGGTGTAATCATTAAAAGCAGAAGCCGAGTGTCTGAGGTACTAAATTTGAAAAGACCCCTTAGCCTTGAAATGATAAAAAAAATCCATAAACATTTAAAAATACCGGCTGATATTTTAATTAGGGATTATGAACTATCGGTTTAA